The Salminus brasiliensis chromosome 3, fSalBra1.hap2, whole genome shotgun sequence genome contains a region encoding:
- the utp18 gene encoding U3 small nucleolar RNA-associated protein 18 homolog — protein MMEEEEERLQELVFGAEEQLLQKLEERDEGSLEEASSDSEEENESRLQVPVKRKAAWEDDDDEEEEEVDMTHRFRKDFKRSDAESKMSKQKLQQRLKEQFQKAMGGAPSWAERSLKKSKKKGDDDDDDDKEDEEDEEDDELLKKTGNYVGSSESLPKGTIKLKKCLNANNENPGEDRLTTVQFHPSAQVVMTAGLDHTISLFQVDGKTNPKIQSIHLERFPVNKACFSANGEQVVATGMKNKLFYIYDMIEGKVIPVPRVRGLNEQRVKEFEVSPDGEFLLFTGSSGYLHLMTMKTREVVRSMKINGNVCATAFTGDGSKIFTNSDEGEVFIWDVRSSKCVNKFVDDGCVRGTSLAVSRDGLYVACGSQSGVVNVYSQKTCLQDPAPKPLKAVMNLLTAATSLRFNPNSEILAIASRAEDEANRLVHIPSFTVFSNFPIFRKKTIYRSHCLDFSPNSGFYSVANNKGHAVLFRLLHYKDF, from the exons ATgatggaggaagaggaagagagactgCAGGAGCTGGTGTTCGGGGCTGAGGAGCAACTTTTGCAGAAACTAGAG GAGAGAGATGAGGGCAGTCTGGAAGAAGCATCAAGTGACTCGGAGGAGGAGAACGAGTCTCGTCTTCAGGTTCCTGTAAAGCGAAAAGCAGCGTGGGAGGATGacgatgatgaggaggaggaaga GGTTGACATGACGCACCGGTTTCGCAAGGACTTTAAGAGGAGTGATGCAGAATCCAAAATGTCCAAACAGAAGCTCCAGCAGCGACTAAAGGAGCA GTTCCAGAAGGCAATGGGTGGAGCTCCTTCCTGGGCTGAGAGGAGTTTGAAGAAAAGTAAGAAGAAAG gagatgatgatgatgatgatgataaagaggatgaagaggatgaggaggatgacGAGCTGTTAAAGAAGACTGGTAACTACGTTGGCTCCTCTGAAAGTCTCCCGAAAGGAACTATTAAG CTGAAGAAATGCTTGAACGCAAATAACGAGAATCCAGGCGAGGATCGACTGACCACAGTGCAGTTCCACCCCTCCGCTCAGGTTGTCATGACCGCTGGACTAGACCACACCATCTCACTGTTTCAG GTCGATGGGAAGACCAATCCTAAGATCCAGAGCATCCACCTGGAGAGGTTTCCTGTGAATAAGGCCTGCTTCAGTGCTAATGGTGAACAGGTGGTGGCCACAGGAATGAAAAACAAGCTCTTTTACATCTATGACATGATTGAGGGGAAGGTTATCCCTGTACCCAGAGTCCGAG GCCTGAATGAGCAGCGGGTGAAGGAGTTTGAAGTTTCTCCAGACGGAGAGTTTCTGCTTTTCACAGGATCCTCAGGATACCTCCATCTCATGACCATGAAG acaAGGGAGGTGGTGCGAAGCATGAAGATTAACGGCAATGTGTGCGCGACAGCGTTTACCGGCGACGGCAGTAAGATCTTCACCAATTCAG atgaagGTGAGGTGTTTATCTGGGACGTGCGGAGCAGTAAATGTGTAAACAAATTTGTGGATGATGGGTGTGTGAGGGGGACGTCCTTGGCCGTGTCACGGGATGGTCTCTATGTGGCTTGTGG gTCTCAGTCTGGTGTAGTGAACGTTTACTCCCAGAAGACGTGTCTGCAGGACCCTGCTCCAAAGCCCCTGAAAGCAGTCATGAATCTGCTAACGGCCGCCACCTCGCTGCGATTCAACCCAAACTCTGAGATTTTAGCCATCGCCTCCCGTGCCGAGGACGAAGCCAACCGGCTg GTCCACATTCCAAGCTTTACAGTCTTCTCCAACTTTCCAATATTTCGGAAAAAGACCATCTACCGCTCCCACTGTCTGGACTTCTCCCCCAACAGCGGTTTTTACTCTGTGGCCAACAACAAGGGTCACGCTGTTCTTTTTAG GCTGCTGCATTATAAAGACTTCTGA